In Streptomyces nodosus, one DNA window encodes the following:
- a CDS encoding DUF4232 domain-containing protein → MSPVHRRAAVVAALLAATASGTGAVQAQAAAPTCRTADLSLSVGQVTGGAGSFFHPIRFTNTSARSCALRGYPGVSVLDSRHRQIGAAASAGPHSVTTVLVHPAGSVYAAVRTNDPSIVDRCRATSTYLRVYPPGNREAVLVPHRLRVCGAFQVNPVQSTP, encoded by the coding sequence ATGTCCCCTGTCCACAGACGGGCGGCCGTCGTCGCCGCCCTCCTCGCCGCCACGGCCTCGGGGACCGGAGCGGTACAGGCCCAGGCGGCGGCCCCGACCTGCCGGACGGCCGATCTGTCCCTGTCCGTCGGTCAGGTGACGGGCGGTGCGGGATCGTTCTTCCACCCGATCCGGTTCACCAACACCTCGGCCCGCAGCTGCGCGCTGCGCGGCTATCCGGGGGTGAGCGTCCTGGACTCGCGGCACCGGCAGATCGGAGCCGCGGCGAGTGCCGGCCCGCACTCCGTGACCACCGTGCTCGTCCATCCGGCCGGGAGTGTCTACGCCGCCGTCCGCACCAACGATCCGAGCATCGTCGACCGTTGCCGGGCGACCTCGACCTATCTGCGGGTCTATCCGCCGGGCAACCGGGAGGCCGTCCTCGTCCCCCACCGGCTGCGCGTCTGCGGGGCCTTCCAGGTCAACCCCGTGCAGAGCACACCGTAG
- the ctaD gene encoding aa3-type cytochrome oxidase subunit I: MVHEEPGPAGRTQSRPSWVEWLTTTDHKKIGTLYLVTAFVFFIVGGVLALLMRAELARPGLQIMSNEQFNQAFTMHGSIMLLMFAMPLFTGFANWIMPLQIGAPDVAFPRLNMLAYWLFLFGSMIAAFGFLTPGGAADFGWFLYAPLSDAVHSPSLGADLWIMGVALSGFGSILGAVNFITTIVCMRAPGMTMFRMPIFVWNVLLTALLVLLVFPVLAAALFALEMDRKFGSHIFDAANGGALLWQHLFWFFGHPEVYILALPFFGIVSEVIPVFSRKPMFGYMGLIGATIAIAGLSVTVWAHHMYVTGGVLLPFFSFMTFLIAVPTGVKFFNWIGTMWKGSLSFETPMLWTVGFLVTFVFGGLTGVILASPPLDFHISDSYFVVAHFHYTIFGTVVYAMFAGFHFWWPKFTGKMLDERLGKMTFWTLTVGFHLTFLVQHWLGVEGMPRRYADYLASDGFTALNTLSTIGSFLLGLSLLPFFYNVWKTAKYGKKVEVDDPWGYGRSLEWATSCPPPRHNFEKLPRIRSESPAFDLHHPEIAALETSR; this comes from the coding sequence GTGGTCCACGAGGAACCGGGGCCGGCCGGGCGGACGCAGAGCAGGCCCTCGTGGGTGGAGTGGCTGACGACCACCGACCACAAGAAGATCGGCACGCTCTATCTGGTCACCGCGTTCGTCTTCTTCATCGTCGGCGGCGTGCTGGCGCTGCTGATGCGCGCCGAGCTGGCCCGTCCGGGCCTGCAGATCATGTCGAACGAGCAGTTCAACCAGGCGTTCACCATGCATGGCTCGATCATGCTGCTGATGTTCGCGATGCCCCTGTTCACCGGCTTCGCCAACTGGATCATGCCGCTGCAGATCGGCGCCCCCGACGTCGCCTTCCCGCGCCTGAACATGCTGGCCTACTGGCTCTTCCTGTTCGGCTCGATGATCGCCGCCTTCGGCTTCCTCACTCCGGGTGGCGCCGCCGACTTCGGCTGGTTCCTCTACGCCCCGCTGTCCGACGCGGTCCACTCGCCGAGCCTCGGCGCCGACCTGTGGATCATGGGCGTGGCCCTGTCCGGCTTCGGTTCGATCCTCGGCGCGGTCAACTTCATCACCACCATCGTCTGTATGCGTGCCCCCGGCATGACGATGTTCCGGATGCCGATCTTCGTCTGGAACGTGCTGCTGACCGCGCTGCTGGTCCTCCTGGTGTTCCCCGTCCTCGCCGCCGCGCTGTTCGCGCTGGAGATGGACCGCAAGTTCGGCAGCCACATATTCGACGCGGCCAACGGCGGGGCGCTGCTCTGGCAGCACCTCTTCTGGTTCTTCGGCCATCCGGAGGTCTACATCCTGGCGCTGCCGTTCTTCGGCATCGTCTCCGAGGTCATCCCGGTCTTCAGCCGCAAGCCGATGTTCGGCTACATGGGCCTGATCGGTGCGACGATCGCGATCGCGGGCCTCTCGGTGACGGTGTGGGCGCACCACATGTATGTCACGGGCGGCGTGCTGCTGCCGTTCTTCTCCTTCATGACCTTCCTGATCGCGGTGCCCACCGGGGTGAAGTTCTTCAACTGGATCGGCACCATGTGGAAGGGCTCACTGTCCTTCGAGACCCCGATGCTGTGGACCGTCGGCTTCCTGGTCACCTTCGTCTTCGGCGGACTGACCGGCGTCATCCTGGCCTCACCGCCGCTGGACTTCCACATCTCCGACTCCTACTTCGTCGTCGCGCACTTCCACTACACGATCTTCGGCACGGTGGTCTACGCGATGTTCGCCGGATTCCACTTCTGGTGGCCCAAGTTCACCGGCAAGATGCTCGACGAGCGCCTGGGCAAGATGACCTTCTGGACGCTGACGGTCGGCTTTCACCTCACCTTCCTGGTCCAGCACTGGCTCGGCGTCGAGGGCATGCCCCGCCGGTACGCCGACTACCTGGCCTCCGACGGCTTCACCGCCCTGAACACCCTGTCCACGATCGGGTCGTTCCTGCTCGGCCTGTCGCTGCTGCCGTTCTTCTACAACGTCTGGAAGACCGCCAAGTACGGCAAGAAGGTCGAGGTCGACGACCCCTGGGGCTACGGCCGTTCCCTGGAGTGGGCCACCTCCTGCCCGCCGCCGCGGCACAACTTCGAGAAGCTGCCGCGGATCAGGTCCGAGTCCCCGGCCTTCGACCTGCACCACCCCGAGATCGCCGCGCTCGAGACCTCGAGGTAG
- a CDS encoding LysR family transcriptional regulator — MDLEALRSFLAVAKHRSISKAAAALYVTQPTMSQRLRRLEESLGFALFRRGWTGVVLTPQGAYFLPYAAQLMRDLSNASAVLGSKDAARPRSFAEVAGHPHKVVFGVDNWLPERAVRAVVSSALTGYGADEFRVTSRPATTVIDLLELNQLDAGLFYSTEPAHPFPTEVIGTEDMALVHPPGTALEETSAPALKELLSRHRFVLFDNPVLTHHARITTTLIETYEISRFHVVDDYRTMRALIRLGECITVVPAGVVLDDAGRHGSNLSFTPLPGLLPEISVIVGVSDAGRDHGVTEAFAGSVAGFLHDDRPGSGDARPCAHRPVRADPGCLPGPGTC; from the coding sequence ATGGACCTCGAGGCCCTTCGCTCCTTCCTGGCCGTGGCCAAGCACCGGAGCATCTCCAAGGCCGCCGCCGCCCTCTATGTCACCCAGCCCACCATGAGCCAGCGGTTGCGCCGCCTGGAGGAGAGCCTCGGCTTCGCACTGTTCCGACGGGGCTGGACCGGTGTGGTGCTGACGCCCCAGGGCGCCTACTTCCTGCCGTACGCCGCCCAGCTGATGCGGGACCTGTCGAACGCCTCGGCGGTCCTCGGCAGCAAGGACGCCGCCAGGCCGCGGAGCTTCGCCGAGGTGGCCGGGCATCCGCACAAGGTCGTGTTCGGGGTGGACAACTGGCTGCCCGAGCGGGCGGTGCGGGCCGTGGTGAGCAGTGCGCTGACCGGCTACGGGGCCGACGAGTTCCGGGTCACCAGCCGCCCGGCCACCACCGTGATCGACCTGCTGGAGCTCAACCAGCTCGACGCCGGGCTCTTCTACTCCACCGAGCCGGCCCATCCGTTCCCCACGGAGGTCATCGGCACCGAGGACATGGCGCTCGTCCATCCGCCGGGGACGGCCCTGGAGGAGACCAGCGCCCCGGCACTGAAGGAGCTGCTCTCCCGCCACCGGTTCGTCCTCTTCGACAACCCGGTGCTGACCCACCATGCGCGGATCACCACCACACTGATCGAGACCTATGAGATCTCCCGTTTCCATGTGGTGGACGACTACCGGACCATGCGTGCGCTGATCCGTCTGGGCGAGTGCATCACGGTGGTTCCGGCCGGTGTCGTCCTCGACGACGCGGGACGGCACGGCTCGAACCTTTCCTTCACCCCGCTGCCCGGGCTGCTTCCGGAGATCAGCGTCATCGTGGGGGTCAGTGACGCCGGCCGGGACCACGGGGTGACCGAGGCGTTCGCCGGGTCGGTCGCCGGGTTCCTCCACGACGACCGGCCCGGATCCGGAGACGCCCGCCCCTGCGCGCATCGCCCGGTCCGGGCCGATCCCGGGTGCCTCCCGGGGCCGGGGACCTGCTGA
- a CDS encoding MFS transporter gives MTPKEYDVRYERSAVLLLSLGFGLVGLDRWIISPLFPSMMKELGLDYQDLGNIIGVLGLAWGCSSLLIGGLSDRLGRRRILVGSIVLFSVCSLLTGFVGGLVGLLMVRIVMGVTEGAFTPTAVAATAEASRPERRGLNMGMQQSTFALFGIGLGPIIATQLLRVLPSWHWVFGIMLLPGLVLGYLVLRTIREPRQLPAFTSAVAATPEGGTRWLDLFRYRNIRLAIVALCGAMTCIFVLSAMVPSYLVDHQGIGTSQMGVIASGIGFGAFAGQLAIPGLSDRFGRRPVIVVALLMAMGMLIGFILQGPVVPLLFLLLFFVAFGANGCLALLAGTVTVESVPAGLMAAAAGTVMGIAEIFGGGVAPSVAGYLAQHHGIHTVLYLALGGLLLCVGAASFLQETAPRKTGRAGREDTAVTATAGA, from the coding sequence ATGACACCGAAAGAGTACGACGTCCGCTACGAGCGTTCCGCGGTACTGCTGTTGTCTCTGGGATTCGGCCTCGTCGGCCTCGACCGCTGGATCATCAGCCCGCTCTTTCCCTCGATGATGAAGGAACTGGGCCTCGACTACCAGGACTTGGGCAACATCATCGGTGTTCTCGGGCTGGCCTGGGGGTGTTCCTCCCTTCTCATCGGCGGTCTCTCCGACCGGCTGGGGCGGCGCAGAATACTGGTCGGCTCGATCGTCCTCTTCTCGGTCTGCTCGCTGCTGACCGGTTTCGTCGGCGGACTGGTCGGTCTGCTGATGGTGCGGATCGTCATGGGGGTCACCGAGGGCGCGTTCACCCCGACCGCGGTGGCCGCGACGGCGGAGGCCTCGCGGCCCGAGCGCCGCGGACTGAACATGGGGATGCAGCAGAGCACCTTCGCCCTGTTCGGCATCGGTCTCGGCCCCATCATCGCCACCCAGCTGCTGCGGGTCCTGCCGAGCTGGCACTGGGTCTTCGGGATCATGCTGCTGCCCGGCCTGGTCCTGGGCTATCTGGTGCTGCGGACCATTCGCGAGCCCCGTCAGCTGCCGGCCTTCACCTCAGCCGTCGCCGCCACCCCCGAGGGCGGGACCCGCTGGCTCGACCTCTTCCGCTACCGGAACATCCGGCTGGCCATCGTCGCCCTGTGCGGCGCGATGACCTGCATCTTCGTGCTGAGTGCCATGGTGCCGAGCTATCTGGTCGACCATCAGGGCATCGGGACCTCCCAGATGGGGGTCATCGCCTCCGGTATCGGTTTCGGCGCCTTCGCGGGGCAGTTGGCCATTCCCGGCCTCTCCGACCGGTTCGGGCGCAGACCCGTGATCGTCGTCGCCCTGCTGATGGCGATGGGCATGCTGATCGGCTTCATCCTGCAGGGGCCGGTGGTGCCACTGCTGTTCCTGCTGCTGTTCTTCGTCGCCTTCGGCGCCAACGGCTGTCTGGCCCTGCTCGCCGGAACCGTGACCGTGGAGTCCGTCCCCGCCGGCCTGATGGCCGCCGCCGCGGGAACCGTCATGGGCATCGCGGAGATCTTCGGCGGCGGTGTCGCCCCGTCCGTCGCCGGATATCTGGCCCAGCACCACGGCATCCACACCGTGCTCTATCTGGCGCTGGGCGGACTGCTGCTCTGTGTGGGGGCCGCGTCCTTCCTCCAGGAGACGGCCCCCAGGAAGACCGGACGCGCCGGCCGGGAGGACACCGCCGTCACGGCGACCGCCGGCGCCTGA
- a CDS encoding isochorismatase family protein gives MNAKWRVNPQNAALLVIDMQNDFVLEGYPMEVPMARRRLPAMQEVIAECRASEIPVVYTRHILLDAFDVSPLESAYNPALLSAGLRKGTSGSQVVDDLRPEPDDVVIQKHRYDAFHNTQLENVLTSISGLRQVDTVIVIGTLTEVCCDSTARGAYMRDFKVAFVSDATGARSDEAQRATENTIGTFFGRVLTTRELVAEIHEGREGRAA, from the coding sequence TTGAACGCGAAGTGGCGCGTGAATCCGCAGAACGCAGCACTGCTCGTCATCGACATGCAGAACGACTTCGTTCTCGAAGGGTATCCGATGGAAGTGCCGATGGCGCGCCGACGGCTGCCCGCGATGCAGGAAGTCATTGCCGAATGCCGGGCGTCCGAGATTCCGGTCGTCTACACCAGGCATATTCTGCTGGACGCCTTCGATGTGTCCCCGTTGGAATCCGCCTACAATCCGGCGCTCTTGAGCGCCGGCCTGCGCAAGGGGACGTCCGGTTCGCAGGTCGTGGACGACCTGCGGCCGGAGCCCGACGACGTCGTCATCCAGAAACACCGCTACGACGCGTTCCACAACACACAGTTGGAGAACGTGCTCACCAGCATATCGGGCCTTCGCCAGGTGGACACGGTGATCGTCATCGGCACCCTCACCGAGGTCTGCTGCGACTCCACCGCACGCGGGGCGTATATGCGCGACTTCAAGGTTGCTTTTGTCTCGGACGCCACCGGAGCACGCAGCGACGAGGCGCAAAGAGCCACCGAGAACACCATCGGCACATTCTTCGGCCGGGTGCTCACCACCAGGGAACTGGTCGCGGAGATCCATGAGGGCCGGGAAGGAAGAGCGGCATGA